DNA sequence from the Methanococcus maripaludis genome:
AATGAGAAACGTTGCAGGCGAAATTTTAGCATCAGAACTTGCAATGGAATACGCAGTTTCTAAAAACGTGAAAAACTTGGTAATATATCACGATTATCTTGGAATTGAAAAGTGGTGTACTGGGGAATGGAAAACAAATAAATCTGGAACGATTGAATATAAAGAAAAATGTAAAAATTACTTAAAAAAATTAAATATTGAATTTGTAAAAGTTAAGGCGCATTCGGGAGATAAAAATAACGAAATTGCAGATAAGTTGGCAAAAGAATCACTTTTGTAAAAAAATAAAATAATTTAAATCATTTCAACAAAGGCTTCAAGTCTCGTTTTTATCTGTTCTTTATCACTTTCTGAATAGTCTGTTTCTATTCTAATTATTGGAATTCCTAAATTTTTGAGTTCTTTTTCAATTAATGCACCTTCAACATTAAATGTGTGGCAGTATTGTAATGTATAATAAACAACACCATCTGCATTTTGTTCCTTTACAAGTTCTTTAATTCTTTCAATTCTGCTATCATTTTTAAATGCAGATGCACAGTTGATTTTAAAGTATCTTTCTGCAAGGTCATCAATTGTGTATCCTTTAACCAAATTATCAAATTTTCTGGTTCCAGTACATGTTTCTTCACCGACTACAAGTCCGCCGACTTCTTCGATAATGTCCACAATTTTGGTATTTCCTGCAACCATCGGGCATCCTGCAACCAGAATTCTTTTTCCAGCGTATCCTTCACCGTTTTTAACCCGTTCTTCGAGTTCAGATATTACTTCTTTCAAAATTGCGAGTCTATCTTTTATATCGAGTAAAAATGACCTTTGAAATATTTTTAATGCATCAGTTCCAGTTATTGGCGTTGGGATTTTGGATCTTAATTCATAAAGCTTGTGGGATAATATTCTTTCTTCATTTTCTTCATCAATTGCTTCTTTTAATTTTTCTTCAGTAATCTTGTTTCCAGTAAATTTTTCCACG
Encoded proteins:
- a CDS encoding double-cubane-cluster-containing anaerobic reductase: MDELKSIKKLDEIFSKRKEELYREKDEGKKVFGRFCVFVPTEIICAADAIPVGLCGGKESTIPSAEEDLPRSICPLIKSSYGFKKDKACPYFEASDVIVGETTCDGKKKMFEHMAKLSEMYVMHLPHFKDERSYKLWLKEVYDFKDYVEKFTGNKITEEKLKEAIDEENEERILSHKLYELRSKIPTPITGTDALKIFQRSFLLDIKDRLAILKEVISELEERVKNGEGYAGKRILVAGCPMVAGNTKIVDIIEEVGGLVVGEETCTGTRKFDNLVKGYTIDDLAERYFKINCASAFKNDSRIERIKELVKEQNADGVVYYTLQYCHTFNVEGALIEKELKNLGIPIIRIETDYSESDKEQIKTRLEAFVEMI